In a genomic window of Cynocephalus volans isolate mCynVol1 chromosome 1, mCynVol1.pri, whole genome shotgun sequence:
- the PLEKHA3 gene encoding pleckstrin homology domain-containing family A member 3 isoform X2 translates to MEGVLYKWTNYLTGWQPRWFVLDNGILSYYDSQDDVCKGSKGSIKMAVCEIKVHSADNTRMELIIPGEQHFYMKAVNAAERQRWLVALGSSKACLTDTRTKKEKEISETSESLKTKMSELRLYCDLLMQQVHTIQEFVHQDENHSSPSVESMNEASSLLSATCNTFITTLEECVKIANAKFKPEMFQLPHPDPLVSPVSPSPVQMMKRSVSHPGSCSSERSSHSTKEPVSTLHRLSQRRRRTYSDTDSYNDILLEDPDNGPTMCSQTLWISFITALHFLGDIQFLL, encoded by the exons ATGGAGGGGGTTCTGTACAAGTGGACCAACTATCTCACAG GTTGGCAGCCTCGTTGGTTTGTTTTAGATAATGGAATCCTATCCTACTATGATTCACAGGATGATGTTTGCAAAGGGAGCAAAGGAAGTATAAAGATGGCAGTTTGTGAAATTAAAG TTCATTCAGCAGACAACACAAGAATGGAATTAATCATTCCAGGAGAGCAGCATTTCTACATGAAGGCAGTAAATGCAGCTGAAAGACAGAGGTGGCTGGTTGCTCTGGGGAGCTCCAAAGCATGTTTGACTGATACAaggactaaaaaagaaaaag AAATAAGTGAAACCAGTGAATCTCTGAAAACCAAAATGTCTGAACTTCGCCTCTACTGTGACCTCCTGATGCAGCAAGTTCATACGATCCAGGAATTTGTGCACCAGGATGAGAATCATTCATCTCCCAGTGTAGAG AGCATGAATGAAGCTTCTTCTCTGCTTAGTGCCACATGTAATACATTCATCACAACGCTTGAGGAATGTGTGAAGATAGCAAATGCCAAGTTTAAACCTGAGATGTTTCAACTGCCCCATCCGGATCCCTTAGTTTCTCCTGTGTCACCTTCACCTGTTCAAATG atGAAGCGTTCTGTCAGCCACCCCGGTTCTTGCAGTTCAGAGAG AAGTAGCCATTCTACAAAAGAACCAGTGTCTACACTTCACCGACTCTCCCAGCGACGCCGAAGAACCTACTCGGATACAGACTCTTATAATGATATTCTGCTTGAAGACCCAGATA